One Saccharomycodes ludwigii strain NBRC 1722 chromosome VI, whole genome shotgun sequence DNA segment encodes these proteins:
- a CDS encoding uncharacterized protein (similar to Saccharomyces cerevisiae YAL051W | OAF1 | Oleate-Activated transcription Factor (paralog of YOR363C | PIP2)) → MNLSISSLNSKEPQDDQLKNTVGSNSANNEDNRDRKVLLQSNNMHHDRVQNKTPTNNNKRKRRRTTVVCLNCKKRKIKCDRQKPACGNCLKSNAAQFCFYAHPEWAIDNQIECFDEERDDNSNPYKSKSPEENDMTTKSSPSKRSSLSETSPRVHSTANLAGVSSGTFHNDSSSTNQEKFMQEKFEIICEKLNILSQEIQSLKNKHNNTDIGDPFNSISNSESDPYTGSSDPNHNNPNLLNFRYNDIIDFHDFYDSYESKRSTDIDFKPLTTTSMCSKDVYISLIFKYYMARKWYIELLEKPHANATSNSNKNNTQDDRYTETCNPDGSSNANSSQDKNMLDKKLPHSMVETMLLNNDKPSLEEKALLKEFSKQRDKRFSTFNILGNYCNNHLDLNTTNYLKSEIIELLPRKSVLVYYLDIFWKYVYPHLPILDKNEFTDEIDKILVWDEEKKGNSGGNGDGDYNGSTEDNRKVIHLKTKETFDLARVAILLLVLRFAFISISTQLKMSSKDKKYITQNAISVDSVYLANKCLSRFKIFRKTKIILLQALLLLKYYTLFSPEDGDGVDFTQGVIVNTTIAQMAYTMGLNRDPSNFSYFENKDERKLYLSRKLWWHLVSMNRRHSIISGNTSIFLNCLVDTDVQIPAPPPSNDSELLENTFCKLTDSSEYIEELLASMIALVNRVRDVPKVSSILKIMNDVQYYLDYYNFNIEDLKIIPRCDKKQEKENGGSEINEEQIVVSLINCKILELQLLFRSCKLLLYHSIFLHYESIKKEDHAKASEFLLKCLEELVACCNLSHDYLSGKYEKYILYKFNFQLNRLVQVIVERCCYMFSSVSLRCCCAIDLKNETEANNNIYVNTFELCLKIFNEMGSILFNKIGVKYFQGYKSLLTLRFILKFLSYYPPNATFNVMFQFLLGLYGHKNFRNTNTVLTNGAVMLSEKFNELVINWNFHSIRQKNKFFKNTIADTTVCLKVLKLLENSIPLQNRLYEYKNNNGNDNIAFGNLENSNSDNGNGNGNNDARNNTHRDKMKPFSKNTEHQSKNTFNNSDDFDDSLPNILSSDKMVSELIPGLIDDFPFDDLKLLEEFGKFDSQALDLDSLVDLEEFKKLFEENNDKTNI, encoded by the coding sequence ATGAATTTATCCATTTCAAGCTTAAATTCAAAAGAACCACAAGATGACCAACTGAAAAATACTGTTGGCTCTAATTCTGCCAATAACGAAGACAATAGAGATAGGAAAGTTTTACTGCAGTCAAATAATATGCACCATGATCGCGTACAGAACAAAACCCCcaccaataacaacaaacgCAAAAGAAGGAGAACAACGGTTGTTTGTCTGAattgcaaaaaaagaaaaataaaatgtgATCGACAGAAACCAGCATGTGGAAATTGCCTTAAAAGCAATGCTGCtcaattttgtttttatgcACATCCAGAATGGGCAATAGACAATCAAATAGAGTGTTTTGATGAGGAAAGGGATGATAATTCTAATCCTTATAAGAGTAAAAGTCCTGAAGAAAATGATATGACAACAAAATCATCCCCCAGTAAAAGATCTTCACTATCGGAAACATCACCACGCGTACATTCTACTGCCAACCTTGCTGGTGTTTCCTCAGGCACTTTTCATAATGACTCTTCTTCTACTAACCAGGAAAAATTTATGCAAGAAAAATTTGAGATTATTTgcgaaaaattaaatattttaagcCAAGAAATtcaaagtttaaaaaataaacataataaTACGGATATAGGTGACCCATTTAACTCAATAAGTAATTCAGAAAGTGATCCCTACACCGGAAGTAGTGACCCCAATCATAATAACCCAAACTTGCTAAATTTTAGGTATAATGATATAATTGATTTCCATGATTTTTATGATTCTTATGAATCAAAACGCTCCACAGATATAGACTTTAAGCCGTTAACTACTACCTCTATGTGTTCCAAGGatgtttatatttctttaatatttaagtACTACATGGCTAGGAAATGGTATATAGAATTATTAGAGAAACCACATGCCAATGCTACCAGtaacagcaacaaaaataatacccAGGATGATAGGTATACGGAAACCTGTAATCCGGATGGTAGTTCAAACGCTAATTCATCTCAGGATAAGAATATGTTAGATAAAAAGTTGCCTCATTCTATGGTAGAGACAATGTTATTGAATAATGATAAACCTTCCCTTGAGGAAAAGGCCCTTTTAAAGGAATTTTCAAAGCAAAGGGATAAAAGATTCAGCACATTTAATATACTAGGCAATTATTGCAACAATCATTTGGATTTAAATACAactaattatttaaaaagcgaaattattgaattattaCCTAGGAAGTCGGTacttgtttattatttggacattttttggaaatatgTTTACCCGCATCTTCCAATTTTAGACAAGAATGAATTTACCGATGAAATAGATAAAATACTTGTATGGGATGAAGAGAAGAAGGGAAACAGTGGCGGAAATGGCGATGGAGATTATAACGGCAGCACTGAAGATAATAGGAAAGTTATACATCTTAAGACTAAAGAAACATTTGATTTGGCTCGAGTAgctatattattattggttttaAGATTTGCATTTATTTCCATATCCACACAATTGAAAATGAGTtctaaagataaaaaatacattaCACAGAACGCAATAAGTGTGGACAGTGTTTATTTGGCAAATAAATGTTTATCCCggtttaaaattttcagaaaaaccaaaataatTCTTCTACAAGCcttattgttgttaaaaTACTACACTTTATTTTCACCGGAGGACGGAGATGGTGTAGATTTCACTCAAGGTGTTATAGTAAATACTACCATTGCACAAATGGCATATACTATGGGGTTAAATCGGGATCCTTCCAATTTCtcatattttgaaaataaagatgagAGGAAACTGTACTTATCTAGGAAACTTTGGTGGCATCTTGTATCCATGAATAGAAGACATTCCATAATAAGTGGTAATACtagcatttttttaaattgtctAGTAGATACAGATGTTCAAATTCCTGCTCCGCCCCCATCCAATGATTCTGAGTTGCTAGAAAATACTTTTTGCAAACTGACTGATAGTTCGGAATATATTGAAGAATTGTTGGCTAGTATGATAGCATTGGTAAATAGGGTTCGTGATGTGCCTAAAGTTTCtagtattttaaaaattatgaaTGATGTACAATATTACCTTGATTATTACAACTTTAATATTgaagatttgaaaataatccCTCGATGTGACAAAAAAcaggaaaaggaaaacgGCGGATCTGAAATTAACGAAGAACAAATTGTTGTAAGCTTAATTAACTGCAAAATTTTAGAATTACAATTACTTTTTAGGAGTTGTAAATTACTACTCTACCATTCgatttttttacattatgaatcaattaaaaaggaagatCATGCAAAAGCGTCTGAATTCTTACTTAAATGTTTAGAAGAGTTGGTTGCATGTTGTAATTTATCACATGACTATTTATCAGGcaaatatgaaaaatatattttgtataaaTTCAATTTCCAACTAAATAGACTGGTGCAAGTTATAGTGGAACGGTGTTGTTATATGTTTTCGTCTGTTTCTTTAAGGTGTTGTTGTGCTATTGATTTGAAGAATGAAACAGAGGCgaataacaatatttatGTTAATACTTTTGAATTATGcctaaaaatatttaatgaaatgggatccattttatttaataaaataggagtaaaatattttcaaggGTATAAGTCATTGCTTACACTGAGGTTCattttaaagtttctaAGTTATTATCCACCAAACGCTACGTTTAACGTGATGTTCCAATTTTTGTTGGGGTTATATGGacataaaaattttagaaaCACAAATACAGTTTTAACTAATGGTGCTGTTATGCTaagtgaaaaatttaatgagTTGGTTATTAATTGGAATTTCCATTCCAttagacaaaaaaataaatttttcaaaaacacCATTGCGGATACTACTGTCTGTTTGaaagttttgaaattaCTAGAAAACTCAATACCTTTACAAAACAGACTCtatgaatataaaaataacaatgggAACGATAATATTGCCTTTGGGAATCTTGAAAATAGTAATTCTGATAATGGTAATggtaatggtaataatgatgCTAGAAACAATACCCATCGGGACAAAATGAAACCTTTTTCAAAGAATACAGAACATCAATCAAAGAAtacatttaataattcagATGATTTTGATGATTCACTGCCCAATATATTATCAAGTGATAAAATGGTTTCTGAATTGATTCCAGGTCTAATAGATGATTTCCCATTTGAtgatttgaaattattggaaGAATTTGGTAAATTTGATTCTCAAGCTTTAGATTTAGATAGTTTAGTGGATTTGGAggaatttaaaaagttatttgaagaaaataatgacaaaactaatatatag
- a CDS encoding conserved putative sulfatase, producing the protein MSNSNKKDKYISAMSSSENIFHRPNFIIFMPDQLSYSCVGTFGNTVIRTPNIDKLASQGVKFTNCYLQNSVCSQSRASIVTGKYPHVTGHRGLTTLLQPWEDNFFKTLKNNGYFIVSIGERGDLFGANASELSLNEYGNIIEPDADFFANMIAQFKQIQNFATNDNKHKVDWGRLYYLGERKKDSSLKDPPVDFDEAVIQSAEIWLDKLNSNPDLTGGKPWVLFLPLIFPHCPFYVEEPYYSLYDRHAIPKPLRVSEKTGYEPKYMSRLRFKHGLNNLPDEVWAEVGAVYYGMISRIDDQLGRILNKIEQYEPINSSTIKIFCTDHGEYLGNHELIEKWPSGVSEQLVHEPLIIAGPAISQNTTVDSLCEMVDLAPTLFQFAGLDEYPYPHNGKSLVPLLTGSSNQNHKEFVFTEGGFLKSEEPIIEFASYPYDIKAGLQHEELVTVGRVVSCRNAQYNFVYRLYEGKNELYDRKKDLQEAHNLIDEPEYQDLVTFFKDKILEWFFKTSDHAPFHTDKRRETVNLPKPGEVFSR; encoded by the coding sequence aTGTCTAactcaaataaaaaagataaatatattagtgCCATGTCTAGTAGTGAAAACATTTTCCATCGTcccaattttattatttttatgccTGACCAATTAAGCTATAGTTGTGTAGGAACATTTGGCAACACAGTAATTAGGACCCCGAACATAGATAAATTGGCATCTCAAGGTGTAAAGTTTACCAATTGCTATTTGCAAAATTCTGTATGTTCTCAAAGTAGGGCATCGATTGTCACTGGAAAATACCCACATGTAACCGGTCATAGGGGTTTAACTACATTATTACAACCTTGGGAAGATAATTTCTTCAAGACTCTAAAAAACAATGGATACTTTATAGTCAGCATTGGCGAAAGAGGGGACTTATTTGGTGCCAATGCCTCTGAATTGAGTTTAAATGAATAtggtaatattattgagCCTGACGCTGATTTTTTTGCTAACATGATCGCTCAATTTAAACAAATTCAAAACTTTGCTACCAATGATAACAAACATAAAGTTGATTGGGGCAGGTTATACTATTTGGGcgagagaaaaaaagattccTCTTTGAAAGATCCTCCAGTTGATTTTGATGAAGCCGTGATCCAAAGCGCTGAAATTTGGTTGGACAAATTAAATTCTAATCCCGATTTAACAGGTGGTAAGCCATGGGTGTTATTCTTACCATTGATTTTCCCACATTGTCCGTTTTATGTAGAAGAACCATATTACAGTTTGTATGATCGACACGCAATACCCAAACCACTAAGGGTTTCTGAAAAAACAGGATATGAGCCAAAATATATGTCAAGATTAAGATTTAAACATGGTCTAAACAATTTACCAGATGAAGTATGGGCTGAAGTTGGCGCAGTTTACTATGGAATGATTAGTAGAATCGATGATCAATTGGGGagaattttaaataaaattgagcAATATGAACCAATTAATAGTTctacaattaaaatattttgtacCGACCATGGAGAATATTTAGGAAACCACGAACTAATTGAAAAATGGCCTAGCGGAGTTAGTGAACAATTAGTACACGAACCTCTAATTATTGCAGGACCTGCAATTTCTCAAAATACTACTGTTGATTCTTTGTGTGAAATGGTTGACTTGGCACCTACTTTATTTCAATTTGCCGGCTTAGATGAATATCCATACCCACACAACGGTAAATCATTAGTTCCATTATTGACCGGTAGCAGCAATCAAAACCATAAGGAATTTGTTTTCACTGAAGGtggatttttaaaaagcGAAGAGCCAATCATTGAATTTGCATCATATCCTTATGATATAAAAGCTGGCTTACAACATGAGGAATTAGTTACTGTTGGTAGAGTTGTTAGTTGTAGAAATGCTCAATACAATTTTGTCTATAGGTTGTATGAGGGCAAAAACGAACTATATGACAGAAAAAAGGATCTACAAGAAGCGCATAATTTAATTGATGAGCCTGAATACCAGGATTTAGTAACCTTTTTCAAAGACAAGATTTTGGAGTggttttttaaaaccagTGATCATGCACCATTCCATACAGacaaaagaagagaaaCAGTCAATTTGCCCAAACCAGGAGAAGTTTTTTCAAGGTGA
- the TRM11 gene encoding tRNA (guanine-N2-)-methyltransferase (similar to Saccharomyces cerevisiae YOL124C | TRM11 | TRna Methyltransferase) → MPKYLLFLVQQHLNFRKAELESLADLYNINLDFSTYSDDSPFFIVDLPNDETASKLVERSILSKGIYELYAQDKNYELLHSRLSENNKVLDEIESAYKSSTFKFDFQYYGGKKKYTKSTQIKKINEFTYLPLKGTIDLRSPQVTFTILEYFEMLTPQKSKDEPSQIFFTRLVSPSLRTRGDTILDIYALKNRPFRGTTSFEAELSLVTCNISQVKPFCLMYDPFVGTGSFLVTAAEFGALCLGSDIDGRMIRGNTLRTPSTTTNDVAKYITNGISQNFEYYGKSLQLLDVMTMDFTHNALKSDLVIDCIICDPPYGIREGIKVLGSKVPNKIDPTIIKDGVLAYLHKDYIPTKKPYSLDLLLDELLDFASQRLSIGGRLCFWMPTANSCDIETIIPLHKNLELKYNCVQNFNKWSRRLLCYINRGNNYNGPCNIGKTRINENFRDQYFKGFN, encoded by the coding sequence atgccCAAATATCTGCTATTTTTAGTTCAACAACATTTGAATTTTAGAAAAGCAGAGCTAGAATCATTAGCCGATTTATACAACATCAATCTAGATTTCTCCACCTACTCCGATGACTCcccattttttattgtagATTTACCCAACGATGAAACAGCTTCTAAATTAGTGGAGAGATCTATATTAAGTAAAGGCATATATGAGCTATATGCCCAAGATAAGAATTATGAACTTTTACATTCTAGACTATCCGAAAACAACAAAGTTTTAGATGAAATTGAATCGGCATATAAGAGTTCTACctttaaatttgatttccaatattatggtggcaaaaaaaaatacacaaAATCCACtcagattaaaaaaattaatgaattcACGTATTTACCGTTAAAAGGTACAATTGATTTACGCTCCCCTCAGGTTACATTTACCATTTTAGAATATTTCGAGATGTTAACTCCACAAAAATCCAAAGATGAGCCATCTCAGATATTTTTTACTAGACTAGTTAGCCCAAGTTTAAGAACACGGGGTGATACTATATTGGATATATATGCTTTAAAAAATCGGCCGTTCAGAGGCACTACTAGTTTCGAAGCTGAATTATCTTTAGTCACCTGTAATATATCTCAAGTCAAacctttttgtttaatgtATGATCCATTTGTTGGTACCGGTAGCTTTTTGGTCACTGCTGCAGAATTTGGCGCTCTTTGTTTAGGCAGTGATATAGATGGTAGAATGATTAGAGGCAATACTTTACGAACACCGAGTACAACGACTAATGATGTAGCTAAGTACATAACCAATGGTATTAGccaaaattttgaatattatgGGAAGTCTCTTCAATTGCTTGATGTAATGACAATGGATTTTACACATAATGCGTTAAAAAGTGACTTGGTCATAGACTGTATAATTTGTGATCCACCATACGGTATCAGAGAAGGTATCAAAGTCTTGGGCTCAAAAGTTCCCAATAAAATTGatccaacaataataaaagatggTGTTTTGGCATATTTGCACAAAGATTATATTCCAACCAAAAAACCTTACAGcttagatttattattggacGAGTTATTGGACTTTGCTTCACAAAGATTAAGCATTGGCGGAAGGTTATGCTTTTGGATGCCTACTGCTAATTCGTGTGATATTGAAACCATTATTCCGCTACACAAAAATTTAGAATTGAAATATAATTGCGTacaaaatttcaataaatggTCTAGAAGGTTACTATGCTACATCAATAGAGGTAATAACTACAATGGCCCTTGTAACATTGGAAAAACAAGAATAAACGAAAATTTTAGAGATCAATATTTTAAGGGGTTTaattga
- a CDS encoding sugar porter family MFS transporter (similar to Saccharomyces cerevisiae YDR343C | HXT6 | HeXose Transporter (paralog of YHR094C | HXT1)) — translation MTDRLENVDSINEVANTSNNTDNNSVIGDEVSKLSTPSNKVSNDNFEKQQDEGVVEKPDIPIKPASAYVGVSLLCAMIAFGGYVFGWDTGTISGFVAQTDFVRRFGSYNNNTGTYYLSDARTGLIVSIFNIGCAIGGITLGRLGDMYGRKIGLMAVTVVYVIGILIQICSFNKWYQYFIGRIISGLGVGGISVLSPMMIGETSPKHLRGTLVACYQLMITLGIFLGYCTNYGTKNYSNEVQWRVPLGLSFAWALFMLGGMTFVPESARYLCEKDRIGDAKRSMSAVNKVSIDDPSIQTEIDAIMAGVEAERLAGNATIKELFSTKTKVFQRLIMGIMLQSLQQLTGDNYFFYYGTTVFKAVGLADSFQTSIVIGVVNFFSTFVGIWVVGRFGRRTCLLWGAATMTACMVVFASVGVTRLWPEGANHKDISSKGAGNCMIVFTCFYIFCFATTWAPLAYVVISESYPLRVKSKCMALATAANWIWGFLISFFTPFITSAINFYYGYVFMGCLVFMFFYVFFFVPETKGLSLEEVNDMWLEGVLPWKSASWVPASRRGAKYNAEALKHDEKKGLKRFF, via the coding sequence ATGACTGATCGTTTAGAAAATGTTGATTCAATTAATGAGGTGGCAAATACATCAAACAATACAGATAATAACTCTGTGATCGGAGATGAAGTTTCAAAATTGTCTACCCCAAGTAATAAGGTCTCTAATGATAATTTCGAAAAACAGCAAGATGAAGGTGTTGTTGAAAAACCTGATATTCCAATTAAACCAGCTTCAGCATATGTCGGTGTTTCCTTATTATGTGCGATGATTGCTTTTGGTGGTTACGTTTTCGGTTGGGATACTGGTACCATTTCTGGTTTTGTTGCCCAGACTGATTTTGTGAGAAGATTTGGttcatataataataacactgGTACATACTATTTAAGTGATGCAAGAACTGGTTTAATTGTctctattttcaatattggTTGTGCCATCGGTGGTATCACTCTAGGTAGATTAGGTGATATGTATGGTAGAAAAATTGGTTTGATGGCTGTTACTGTTGTCTATGTTATTGGTATTCTTATCCAAATCTGTTCTTTTAACAAATGGTATCAATATTTCATTGGTAGAATTATTTCTGGTTTAGGTGTTGGTGGTATTTCTGTTTTGTCACCAATGATGATTGGTGAAACTTCTCCAAAACATTTAAGAGGTACTTTGGTTGCATGTTACCAATTGATGATTACTTTGGGTATCTTTTTAGGTTATTGTACTAATTACGGTACTAAGAACTACAGTAACGAAGTGCAATGGAGAGTTCCATTAGGTTTATCGTTTGCCTGGGCTCTATTCATGTTGGGTGGTATGACTTTCGTCCCAGAATCTGCTCGTTACTTGTGCGAAAAGGATAGGATTGGAGATGCCAAAAGATCAATGTCTGCAGTTAACAAGGTTTCCATTGACGACCCATCAATTCAAACTGAAATTGATGCTATCATGGCTGGCGTTGAAGCTGAAAGATTAGCTGGTAATGCCACCATCAAAGAATTGTTTTCTACTAAGACTAAGGTGTTCCAAAGATTAATTATGGGTATTATGTTACAAAGTTTGCAACAATTGACAGGTGATAACTATTTCTTCTACTACGGTACCACTGTTTTCAAGGCTGTTGGTTTAGCTGATTCATTCCAAACATccattgttattggtgTTGTTAACTTTTTCAGTACATTTGTCGGTATTTGGGTTGTTGGTCGTTTTGGTCGTCGCACTTGTTTACTATGGGGCGCAGCCACTATGACAGCTTGTATGGTTGTTTTCGCATCTGTTGGTGTCACAAGATTATGGCCAGAGGGCGCCAACCATAAGGATATTTCAAGTAAAGGTGCCGGTAACTGTATGATCGTTTTCACATGTTTCTATATTTTCTGTTTTGCTACTACCTGGGCCCCATTAGCATATGTTGTTATTAGTGAATCTTATCCATTGAGAGTTAAATCCAAGTGTATGGCTCTTGCCACTGCTGCCAATTGGATCTGGGGTTTCttgatttcatttttcacaCCATTTATCACTTCTGCCATTAATTTCTACTATGGGTATGTTTTCATGGGATGTTTAGTTTTCATGTTCTTCTACgtgtttttctttgttcCAGAAACCAAAGGTTTGAGTTTAGAAGAAGTCAACGATATGTGGTTAGAAGGTGTTTTACCATGGAAATCTGCTTCATGGGTTCCAGCATCCAGAAGAGGCGCCAAGTACAATGCCGAAGCCTTGAAACATGACGAAAAGAAGGGCTTGAAGAGATTCTTCTGA